The DNA sequence TTTGTATTGTTCATTTTCACGTTCTTTCTTTTCTGTCTCATATTTAGTGCGGATCTCAGCGATTTTTTCACTGCTTTCTTTGGTAAAAATACTGTCTTTATATGCAGTAAACAAGCGATAATATCTAAGAGCATTTTTGTTATCGTTTTGCTTGCTGTAAAGTTCATAGAAAGAGTCATAACTGTTCTTTATCAAGTCTTTGGCATTGATCTCTCTGGCTAATCTCAGACCTTTTTCCAGATAAGGTTCTGCCTGCTGGAACTGTCCCATTTTCAAATAAATCGTTCCGATATCATTAGAACAATTTGCAATTCTCTGTTTGCTGTTTATTTCTTCGTAGATCTGCAGGGCTTCTTTACAGTAAAGAAGTGCAGCCTGATAATCCTGTTTACGTTCGTAGATCAGTCCGATATTATTGATGGAAATTGCCAGGCCGCTGCGATTCCCAATTTCTCGATAAATTTCCATCGATTCATTATAGAATTGAAATGCTTTATCATAATCTTGACGATTTTTGTAAATAATTCCGATATTTCCCAATGTTGCTGCCAGCCCTTCTTTGTTATTGATCTCTGTATAAATTTTGGCCGATTCATTAAAATATTCCAGAGCTTTGTCATATTCATTTAATTTTTCATAGATCAAACCGATGTTGTTGTATGTGCTGGCTACGCCTTCCTTAAAACCAAGTTTTTCTTTTATTTCCAGCGATTCCAGATAATATTCCAATGCACTGTCATGATTTCCCAGATTATTATAAACAACACCAATATTTCCCAGTGAAGTTGCAATTCCCATTTCATCATTTCTTTGTCGATTGATCTCCAGAACCTGAAAATAGTGTTCCAGCGCTTTGGTGAAATCTCCCATTTTGTTATAGATATTTCCAATATTTCCCAGGATTGCTGCATAACTTTCCGTTTCATTTTCTTTATCGATCAAACTTAAGGTTCTCTGATATGCTTCCAATGATTGCTCATAATTACTTAGATAGTCGTGACTGATACCGATATTACTGAGAGTTGCGATGATGCTTTCCACGTCTTTTATTTCCTGCTGAATGATGAGAGATTCCCGGTAATATTGAATTGCTTTTTCAAAATTATTTTGCCCGAAATAGATGTTCCCCAGATTATTGAAGGCATTTGCTTCGCCCCGTTTCAAACCTAATTCCTTATTTAATTCCAAAGATTGCATGATATATTTCGATGCATTTTCAAAGTCATCCAGCTGATAATATGAAATTCCGATATTCCCCAAAATATCCGCTGTTTTTTTCTTGCTGTCATATTCCTGAAAAATTTGCAAAGCCTGAAAGAAATATTCTATGGCTTTGGTATATTCTGAACTGAAATAATAAGAAAATCCGATGTTATAAAGAGCTTGTGCTTCACCCTGTTTATATCCTGCCTCTTTAGACAGACTTAGTGCATTTTCAGCGATCTTCAAAGATTCAGTATTATCGGCTCGATGATATTCTTCAGATAATTCGTTTAAAAGATCGATTCTTATCTGCGGTTCATTAACTTTTTCTAATTGCAGTTCCATGCTGTCTATTTTAGTTTTGGAAGCTTGAGCCACGCCGATAAATAGCAATAAAACTAATATTACATAATTTTTTTTATACATTTAAAACTCCACAATAATTAACGAATCTACTGACTTGAGAACAATTTGATGTCAAGAACGAAGTATAAATTCAGATTTAATTTTTTTTCTGAAAAGCTTTCTTGACATGCTCTGCAATTGAGAATTATTTGCAACTTGAATTATTTAGGATAGTTTTTCCTAAAATGGAGTTGAGTTAATGTTTGGTTTTAGAAGTCGCTCAGGAAAAGGTAAAAGGCATGGAAAACATTGCCGACAACACAAAAGAAGATTTGTGGGAGAATACATAAATCTTACCGAAGCTGAAGTCGGCAAAAAATATATCATCATGAAAAATCCTGATGTGAAAACGATGGAAATGGGCCTTTACAGAAGCGGAATCATAACCGTTCATAAAAATGAAGCGGAAAATTCAAATATTGTTGTTGGTGTAGGAGAATCCCGCTATATTATTCCGCGAGATCTGGCGGAAAAAATCAAAATACGATAATGTTAGTTAGTATTTTAGACTTATTCGAAGAAAGAAAAGTTATCTCATTAGATGATCTCTGTAAACATTTCGATGTCGATCCTCAGACAATGAAAGAAATGTTGAATAAACTGGTTATCAAAGGAAAAATTGCCCGGAAACCTTTGGAATGTGAATCATTTTGCAACCACTGCGGTATGTGCGAACTAACCAA is a window from the Candidatus Cloacimonadota bacterium genome containing:
- a CDS encoding FeoC-like transcriptional regulator, encoding MLVSILDLFEERKVISLDDLCKHFDVDPQTMKEMLNKLVIKGKIARKPLECESFCNHCGMCELTNEKFTYKLL
- a CDS encoding ferrous iron transport protein A, whose product is MFGFRSRSGKGKRHGKHCRQHKRRFVGEYINLTEAEVGKKYIIMKNPDVKTMEMGLYRSGIITVHKNEAENSNIVVGVGESRYIIPRDLAEKIKIR
- a CDS encoding tetratricopeptide repeat protein; translation: MYKKNYVILVLLLFIGVAQASKTKIDSMELQLEKVNEPQIRIDLLNELSEEYHRADNTESLKIAENALSLSKEAGYKQGEAQALYNIGFSYYFSSEYTKAIEYFFQALQIFQEYDSKKKTADILGNIGISYYQLDDFENASKYIMQSLELNKELGLKRGEANAFNNLGNIYFGQNNFEKAIQYYRESLIIQQEIKDVESIIATLSNIGISHDYLSNYEQSLEAYQRTLSLIDKENETESYAAILGNIGNIYNKMGDFTKALEHYFQVLEINRQRNDEMGIATSLGNIGVVYNNLGNHDSALEYYLESLEIKEKLGFKEGVASTYNNIGLIYEKLNEYDKALEYFNESAKIYTEINNKEGLAATLGNIGIIYKNRQDYDKAFQFYNESMEIYREIGNRSGLAISINNIGLIYERKQDYQAALLYCKEALQIYEEINSKQRIANCSNDIGTIYLKMGQFQQAEPYLEKGLRLAREINAKDLIKNSYDSFYELYSKQNDNKNALRYYRLFTAYKDSIFTKESSEKIAEIRTKYETEKKERENEQYKLEIEKQKLVKLRLNFGLALVLLLVIIVFYLYWLKNRANKQLEERVAKALEKQKNQQQIIVHQASLSSLGELAAGIAHEINQPLQNIAFIVENMYLENKDNQTNPEIYSDLQDILEDVERIRKIIDHIRVFSRDQKDATQKEFDINESIENAFSLARNVYSKNNIKVEFSLDEDIEPILGNPFRYEQVVLNLITNAKDAIEEKIKENRDFEKKVKIHSYQDNKFVILEIEDNGTGISKKDLNKIFMPFYTSKEIGEGTGLGLSISYGIIKEMNGEISVESQKDVGTKFAVRIPKYLNKDIE